From Musa acuminata AAA Group cultivar baxijiao chromosome BXJ3-8, Cavendish_Baxijiao_AAA, whole genome shotgun sequence, one genomic window encodes:
- the LOC103996144 gene encoding glycerol-3-phosphate acyltransferase 1-like, with protein MVLLKIAAHWEFACCKVAKKLRSHGFLLRNSARLHQVHSLHSSVTKCSLEGREGQTLVCDFHGTLLGTPYLFPYFMLVAFEGGSLLRAFLLLLLSPLLWVLGYHREITMRILVFVTFCGLRTKQLELVSRAVLPKFYLENLHLQACELLAATGMRVVLTSMPRVMVEGFLKEYLGVSEVVGAELQVVRGCYFTGLISGSTLAAKQKALKDIFGEAKADVALVSSSNLHDHLFITYCKETFVVNKEEDTSGISTEMPRTKYPKPLVFHDGRLALLPTPSATLAVFMWLPIAIPLAIFRIAMGIIFPYRVTVFIGALIGIRFAVGRPHTSTSDASTGSCRKGELYVCTHRTLLDPVILCIALQRPVPAVTYSLSRMSEMLAPMKTVRLTRDRKRDAATIRRLLCDGDLAVCPEGTTCREPYLLRFSSLFAELAENIVPVAMDARVGMFYGTTASGRKWLDPVVFMLNPLPVYTVDILERVPPEMTCAGGLTPTEVANRIQKQLADALGFECTAFTRRDKYMILAGNEGVVSKQCEGRVVSNQCEGQEKKKPPK; from the exons ATGGTGCTGCTAAAGATAGCTGCACACTGGGAGTTCGCCTGCTGCAAGGTCGCTAAGAAGCTCAGGAGCCATGGCTTTCTCCTTAGGAACTCAGCCAGATTGCACCAGGTCCATTCCTTGCACTCTAGTGTGACCAAGTGCTCCTTAGAGGGAAGAGAGGGCCAAACCCTGGTGTGTGACTTCCATGGCACCCTCCTTGGGACACCATATTTGTTTCCATACTTCATGCTGGTGGCCTTTGAAGGTGGCAGCCTCTTGAGAGCTTTCCTTTTGCTTCTCCTCTCGCCCTTGCTCTGGGTTCTGGGTTACCATAGGGAGATCACCATGAGGATTCTAGTCTTCGTCACCTTCTGTGGGCTCAGGACCAAACAATTGGAGCTTGTGAGTAGGGCAGTGCTCCCAAAGTTCTATCTGGAGAACCTTCATCTCCAAGCCTGTGAGCTGCTGGCCGCCACCGGGATGAGGGTGGTCCTCACCAGCATGCCAAGggtgatggtagaaggcttcctgAAGGAGTACCTCGGTGTGAGTGAGGTGGTGGGAGCTGAGTTGCAGGTGGTCAGAGGCTGCTACTTCACTGGGCTCATCTCTGGATCAACCCTGGCCGCAAAGCAGAAAGCTCTCAAAGACATCTTTGGGGAGGCCAAGGCTGATGTAGCCCTCGTGAGCTCCTCCAACCTGCATGATCATCTGTTCATCACCTACTGCAAG GAAACGTTTGTTGTGAACAAGGAAGAGGATACCAGCGGCATCAGCACAGAGATGCCGAGAACCAAGTACCCAAAGCCTCTCGTCTTCCACGATGGAAGGCTAGCTTTGCTTCCCACCCCCTCGGCCACCCTTGCTGTTTTCATGTGGCTACCGATTGCCATACCTCTGGCCATCTTCAGAATCGCCATGGGGATCATCTTCCCCTACAGGGTTACCGTCTTCATCGGAGCACTCATCGGCATACGGTTCGCCGTTGGGAGACCGCACACGTCCACTTCCGACGCCAGCACAGGCtcttgcaggaagggagagttgtACGTGTGCACGCACAGGACGCTGTTGGACCCCGTCATTCTTTGCATAGCGCTGCAGCGGCCGGTGCCGGCGGTGACGTACAGCCTAAGCCGGATGTCCGAGATGCTGGCGCCCATGAAGACGGTACGTTTGACGAGGGATCGCAAGCGTGACGCGGCCACCATCCGGCGCCTTCTGTGCGACGGCGACCTCGCGGTGTGCCCCGAGGGGACGACGTGCCGGGAGCCGTACCTGCTGCGGTTCAGCTCGCTGTTCGCGGAGCTGGCGGAGAACATCGTCCCGGTGGCGATGGACGCCCGGGTGGGGATGTTCTACGGCACGACAGCGAGCGGGCGGAAGTGGCTCGACCCGGTCGTGTTCATGCTAAACCCGCTGCCGGTGTACACGGTGGACATCCTGGAGCGAGTGCCGCCAGAGATGACCTGCGCCGGCGGGTTGACGCCTACGGAGGTGGCCAACAGGATCCAGAAGCAGCTGGCCGACGCGCTCGGCTTCGAGTGCACTGCCTTCACCCGGCGAGACAAGTACATGATTTTGGCCGGCAACGAAGGTGTGGTGAGCAAACAGTGCGAAGGGCGTGTGGTGAGTAATCAATGCGAAGGGCAAGAGAAGAAGAAGCCGCCCAAGTAA
- the LOC135644407 gene encoding cold-regulated 413 inner membrane protein 1, chloroplastic-like — MTSAGFRFTLPSPSLTSSIPHAKLKCRTPAIALLNGGISGRTTGGFDPLRLLGPPPPAVAIPPMRRQQTERRGGVVCYCAPLNPQTLQWVSAVSVAVLMFAKGTAIQKSFLVPLFALQAPTSVISWIKGDYGTWTAFLALLVRLFYFVPGGLELPFLAMLLVIVAPYQTMNLRGTQAGAIVSLAIAGYLAFQHFSRVGGLRKACDQGSIVATSAVICSLIIPWFFLF; from the exons ATGACGTCCGCCGGCTTCCGGTTCACCCTCCCTTCCCCATCTCTAACCTCTTCGATCCCCCACGCAAAGCTCAAATGCCGCACTCCCGCTATTGCGCTTCTCAACGGCGGGATCAGCGGAAGAACCACCGGCGGATTCGATCCACTCAG GCTTCTGGGTCCACCTCCTCCCGCTGTCGCCATACCGCCGATGAGGAGACAACAGACGGAACGCCGTGGCGGCGTCGTCTGCTATTGTGCGCCGCTCAACCCCCAAACCCTTCAATGGGTTTCTGCTGTCTCGGTCGC GGTATTAATGTTTGCCAAAGGCACAGCTATCCAGAAATCATTTCTTGTCCCTCTTTTTGCTCTGCAAGCACCCACGTCCGTCATTTCATGGATCAA GGGTGACTATGGTACTTGGACTGCATTTCTGGCGCTTCTGGTTCGTCTGTTCTATTTTGTTCCAG GTGGACTTGAGCTACCATTCCTAGCAATGTTACTTGTCATTGTGGCTCCGTACCAAACAATGAATTTAAG AGGAACCCAAGCTGGTGCAATTGTTTCATTGGCAATAGCTGGGTACTTGGCATTTCAACATTTTTCAAGGGTGGGAGGGTTGCGAAAAGCATGCGACCAAGGATCCATAGTCGCAACTTCAGCTGTCATATGTAGCCTCATCATTCCTTGGTTCTTCTTGTTCTGA